GGTGTGCCGCATTCTGCACGACCCCAACATCACGCCGCCGCACCACTGGCTGGCCACTTACAGTTGGGTGCAGAAGGAGTGCGATGCCGTCATCCATTTTGGCACGAGCGGCGCGCTGGAATATCTGCCCGGCAAGCGGGCCGTGCTCTCCGGCAACTGCTTCAGCGACATCTCGCTCGGCGATCTGCCGAACATCTATCCCTACATCATGGATGTGCCCGGCGAGGGGATGACCGCCAAGCGCCGGGGCCGGGCCGTCATCATCGACCACCTCACGCCGGTCTATCGCCCTGCGGCCCTGACGCCGGAATTGCAGCGATTCGACGAGCTGCTGAATGAATTCCGCCGCACGGTGGATGGCAATGAAAAGGCGCGCATGGAGGCGTTGCAGGAGGAGCTGCTCGAGCTGGCTGTCAACTTGCGATTCCTGCCGGAAAATGCTACCACGGCTCACTTGCTCGACGAGGTCGAGCGCCTCTCGCGCAGGATCGGTCTGGTGAAGCAGTCGATGGTGCCCGACGGGATGCACCGGTTCGGCGAGCCTCCGCCGGTTGAGGGTGTCGCCTCCATGCTGACGGCTGCTCTGCCGCGACTCGGCGACGAGTATCCCTCCCTGGCCGAGGTTGCCGGGCTGCATCCAGGGCTCGGCGGCGACGACTTCATGAAAGCCTCCGAACTGTTCGCGGCACTGCTCGATCCTTCTCAGGGCGAACAGGCCATCCGCGACGCTGCCGAGGCCTTGCCGGATGCGCTCAAGGCGTGGTGTCTGAAAACCGCCGAGGGGATCGGGCGGGCAGGCGACGAACTGACCAACGTCATCCGGGCGCTCTCCGGGCGCTACATCGAAGCCGGTCTCGGCGACGCCCCCTCTTCTGGCAAGGCCGACGTGCTGCCCACCGGCAGGAACTTCTACGCTGCCGACATCATGACCATGCCAACCGAAACCGCATGGACAATCGGTTCGGGCATGGCCGACATGGTGCTGCAAAAATTCCATCGAGAGGAGGGGCGCTTTCCCGAAAGCATCGGCATGAGCCTCTGGAGCTCGGATGCCTTCAAATCGGACGGCGAACTGCTTTCGCAAATCTTTGCCCTCATGGGGGTCAGGCCGGTGCGGCAATCGAATGGCAGGGTGAACGGTATCGAGGTGATCCCGCTCGACGAGCTGACGGTGAGTATCGACGGCGTCTCGATGCCGAGGCCGAGGATCGACGTGACCATCGAAACCAGCAGCATCGTCCGCGACATGGTGCCGCACTTCCTTGCGCTGATCGACAAGGCGGTCGCCGCCGTCAGCGCCCTTGAAGAGGAGTCGCCGGAAATGAACTTCGTGCGCAAGCACACGCTCGAACAGCTTGCCGCTTTGCAGGAGTCCCACGCCGAACAGATGGACGCTTCGCTCATGCAGCGCCTGTCACTCTACCGCGTCTTTTCATCGCCACCCGGCGCCTATGCCAACGGCGTGGCGCTCGCGCTCGACGCCTCGGCCTGGAACGACCGGCGCGATCTGGCCGAAACCTATATCAACCACTCAGGCTACGCTTATGGCGGCGAGCAGCTCGACCACGGCGTAAAGGCGTACGGCGTGTTCAGCAGGCAATTGGCCAAAGTCGAAGTCTCCTTCATCAAGCAGACCTCCGAAGAGTACGACGCGCTCGACTGCGGCTGCTACGCGGCCAGCGCCGGGGGAATGGCTGCCGCCGCGCAAGTGCTCTCCGGCAAACCGGCGAAGACCTGGTGGGCCGACGCCACCCGCCCCGGCAATCCCGACATTCGCGACTTTCGGGAAGAGGCCGAACGCGCTGTCCGGGCCAAGCTCTGCAACGAGTCGTGGATCGCTTCGATGAAAGAGCACGGTTTTCAGGGTGCGCAGGGGTTCGCATCGCGGATCAACAACCTCTTCAAATGGAGTGCCACGACGGGCGAAGTCGAGACCTGGGTGTTCGAGCGTGTCGTCGAGACCTTCGTGCAGAACGACGAGAACCGCGAGTGGATTCGCCAGCAGAACCCTTATGCGCTCGAAGAGATCACCCGCCGCCTGCTCGAAGCCGAAGCACGCGGCCTCTGGGAAGCTCGGCCCGATCTGCTCGAAGCGGTGCGGCAGGCGGCGCTCTCCATCGAGGGCGACCTCGAAGAGCGCATCGGCGATGTTGACGAATCGTTCCAGGGAGGCCGCATCGACATTTTCACCGGTAAAGACGTAGAACGCTGGAAACAGGAGTGGCGTCTTGGCGTCGATTCTTCGGAAAAGAAGCAGTAAGAAAAAGTAGCAACTGACAATAAATAATTCAGTTACGGTTTCCGGTGCCCGGTGGGGCGCCGGAATGAAAAGGGAACCCGGTGAAAATCCGGGACAGTGCCCGCTGCTGTGATCCTCCCGTCGGCCACAATCGGGTCGGCGGACGATCGCTTCCGATGAGGCCACTGGTTCGCGCCCGCGAACCGGGAAGGCCGGAAGCGAGGGGAGAGTCAGAAGACCTGCCGTAATGCAGTAAATGCTCCGGGAAGAGAGCGAATACGAACATGACAACAAACAGCGCGATTGCCGCGTGTGGCCGGGCGGAGGCGACAAGATTCCGTCCGGCAGAAGCGAACGTTCCCTTTTCCTTACGGAAAAGGATCGTCAGGAGACGCGGAAAACGATCAGCAGGTTGCCACATCCGTGATGGGCCGTGTGTGGATGACTTGCACAACACACAAAGAAACATTCCAACAACAATCCGTTTAATCATGAAAAGCAATTTTGTAAAGCCTTCGAAGTCATTCATCCGCATGGCAGGCCTGCTTGCCGTGCTCTCGACAGTCTGTCGTCCGGACGCTGCCGCAAAAGAAGTTGCCAAAACCGATTCGGCTGACTACGTAGCCGATGAAATCGTCGTCAGCTCAACCAGAACAGACGAAAAACTCAAGAACATCCCGCGCAAGGTCGAGGTGATTACCAGCAAGGATATTGAGGCGCTCGATCCCGATAATGCCACCGAGTTGCTGCAAAAAACTGCCGGTGTTGATGTGATCGAGTATCCGGGCGTGCTTTCTGGCGTATCGATGAGGGGCTTCGTGCCAAATTACGGTTCATATCTCAATCCCCAGTACGTTACCTATCTCCTTGATGGCCGCCCTCTTGGTACGTACAATCTTGCCTCGGTAGATATGAACATGATCGAGCGGGTCGAGGTGATTAAAGGCCCATCATCGGCATTGTATGGATCGAAAGGAATGGGAGGCACCATCAACTTTATTACAAAGAAATCCCGTGGCCCGATCAAGGGGACGGCCTCGCTCGGCTACGGAAGTTTCGAAACCTTCGAGGGCAATGCCGCCGTCGGCGGTTCGATCAGTGACCGGTTCGATTTCGATATCGGTTTCCGCTACTTCAATCAGGGCGAAGACTACAAGGTTGGAAAAAATACGCTCATATCGAATCCCGATCCGCAGATTCTCGAAAGGGACATTGATACGATGCACAACAGTACCTACTCGACCAATTCGGGCATGATGCGTGTCGGTTATCGGTTGAACGACAATTTCAGAGTCGATTTGCGCGGTGCGTTTTTCAATGCCCCATCCGTACATACCCCCGGCTCTATCTGGGGCTACTATGGTGAGGGTATGAAAGATGTGTATCGAAAAACAGCAGATCTTTCGCTTACCGGTACGGCAGGACGTCACAGCATCAAATTCATGCCGTACTGGTCAAAAGACGAATCGAACAATCTCAAGCAAACCGAAGCTACACAGAATAAACCGAGTAAAATCTACCCGTATTACCTGGGAGATTTTGAGGAGTATGGCTTTCAGTTGCAGGATGTTATTGCTTTGGGCAACCACCGTATAACCGGCGGTTTGGATTATGATAACCAGACGTACAAAACCAGGCGGTACAGTGCACCGGATGTTGCCCAAAGACCGTATAGCGCTGACAGCAGAACTAGTGATTTTGGCCTGTTTACCCAAGCCGCGCTCTCTTTTCTTGATAATCGCCTGATTGTCACTCCCGGAGTCCGATTCGACGCAACGACATTCGGTTTGCTTGATACACCGCTTGTTCCCAATGTGAACACCGAAAAAGAGCATGACGGGTTTTTCAGTCCATCGCTGGCATTCCAGTACTCTTTTGTTCCCGAATTGAAAGTGCATTCGAGTATCGGACGAGCATTTGTCGCGCCTTCGGGGTTGCAGAAAGCTGGTGAATATGTTGACTCTTTTGGAAGAACGGTCAGGGGTAATCCCGATCTGGAGCCGGAAACAAGCCGAACGTGGGATGTCGGTCTGACCTGGAGTGACACGAAAAAAGGAGTGCGGGCCGATGTGACCTACTATGATACTGATTTTAAAGATTTTATTACGCAAGTACAGAGAACGGATGGCAGCACGACTTACATGACTTATGTCAATGCGGGAAGCGCGAAGATCAGGGGACTTGAGTTCGAGCTGTCCTACGACTTTGGAGCTTTGGCTGATTACCGCTACTCATTACGCTGCTTCGTAAACTATACGCATCAATTTGAGAATGATGTCACAATGGGTGGTGTTACGAGTCCAATGAAGTATGTGCGGGACGGTCTTGGTTCATTCGGCATCGAATATGACGATTTCCGGCTACTCAGTGCGCGACTCAGTGGTCGCTATCTGGGTACCAGTTATGAAGACAACTATTATCGATCGTATGGACGGTTACCGAATGTGTTAGTGATTAAAAACGAACCTGCATTAGTGTTTGATGCGACGGTTGGCATAAAGATCAACGCTCAGAACCGCGTCGATCTGATGGTCAAGAATCTTCTCGATGAAAACTATGCCGAAAAAACCGGCTACAACATGCCGGGCCGCTGGTACGGCATGAAATACATCGTCACCTTCTGAGCCGGGCGCAGCAGATGATGGCATTCAATCTCATCAAAAAGGCAGTACTGGTGACGGTACTGCCTCTTCTGCTTCTGACGGTCTGCGGTTTTGAGTAAGCCAGGTTGGTAACAGGGCGACAGCTCGCCATCTTTATGGGACGATCGGGGTGTGCTTGGGATAGCCGAGGTGTTCATCCAGTTCACCTTCGAGTGCCTTTTCGATTAAGCGCTTTTTGAACTGGTCGAACAGGCCACCGTTGTCAAAAAGGGCTTGGGGGCTGCCGCTTTCTCGCAGAAGCTGCCCGATCAGCTCGCCCTGAATGTCCGGGGTCTTGTTTTTCTTTCTGGTCATAGTTTTGCTCCTTGTTACATGATAGGAAACTACGACCGTTTACACACTTTATCTTACAGACCCTTTTAATTTTTTTGACGATCGGTCACATGAAGTGCTCTTAAATTGCTTATTGCTTGTTTTGGTGTGTTTAATTTGGTTACTTAATATGTGAGTGTGTATCTTATATATGAAGGAAATGCCTTGGGTATTAAAGCTTGACGTTTAAAGGTTACGCTGTCATTTTTTAACTTTTTGTTATGAGTGCCCAGGAATTGTCTCGAGGCTTCGCCTGTAAGACCGGTTCATGCTGGCCAGCCAAGAGGCGCGTGTAATCTTTTTTTGTGTTGCGCTGACCGCGATGAGGTTTGCGGGAAAAAACTGACAATTTCGATTAACTGGTTGACTAAACTTTTTAACAAAACAGACGGAGGAAACAAACATGCTGAAAATGTATGTGGATTACTATGTTGCTGTATTAAGTGGATTTTTACAGCAGTATTTTGGCGTGAAATCGCAAAAAGGTGTAACCATGATTGAGTACGCCTTGATTGCTTCCTTGATTGCTGTGGCGGTCATTGCGGTTCTTTTGACTGTTGGATCGAACCTGCAGACCGTCTTCAGCTATGTCGGTAGCAATCTCACGACGTAATTAAAGCTTGACGTTTAAAGGTTACGCTGTCATTTTTTAACTTTTTGTTATGAGTGCTCAGGAATTGTCTCGAGGCTTCGCCTGTAAGACCGGTTTATGCTGGCTAGCCAAGAGGCGCGTGTAATCTTTTTTTGTGTTGCGCTGACCGCGATGAGGTTTGCGGGAAAAAGGCTGACAATTTCGATTAACTGGTTGACTAAACTTTTTAACAAAACAAACGGAGGAAACAAACATGCTGAAAATGTATGTGGATTACTGGGTTGCTGTATTAAGTGGATTTTTACAGCAGTATTTTGGCGTGAAATCGCAAAAAGGTGTAACCATGATTGAGTACGCCTTGATTGCTTCCTTGATTGCTGTGGCGGTCATTGCGGTTCTTTTGACTGTTGGATCGAACCTGAAGACCGTCTTCAGCTATGTCGGTAGCAATCTCACGACGTAATTGGTTGCCCGGCCAGGCATAGGCGCGTTTACTACGGCGGTCATTGCGGTTCTTTTGACTGTTGGATCGAACCTGAAGACCGTCTTCAGCTATGTCGGTAGCAATCTCACGACGTAATTGGTTGCCCGGCCAGGCATAGGCGCGTTTACTACGTAAAAACTCTTTTACAGATTAACAGTGAAACGACCAATCTTTGTTGTCATCGCACTCACCTTGGGTGCGATGACGGCTTTCATCGCGGCCCGCTGGATGAGCGGCCCCAAGGCTTCAGGGCCCAGTGTAGTCATTGTGGAACAGCCCATCGCCGCCGGCCGGCCTATTTCGTGCTCTTAAATTGCTTATTGCTTGTTTTGGTGTGTTTAATTTGGTTACTTAATATGTGAGTGTGTATCTTATATATGAAGGAAATGCCTTGGGTATTAAAGCTTGACGTTTAAAGGTTACGCTGTCATTTTTTAACTTTTTGTTATGAGTGTCCAGGAATTGTCTCGAGGCTTCGCCTGTAAGACCGGTTCATGCTGGCCAGCCAAGAGGCGCGTGTAATCTTTTTTTTGTGTTGCGCTGACCGCGATGAGGTTTGCGGGAAAAAGGCTGACAATTTCGATTAACTGGTTGACTAAACTTTTTAACAAAACAAACGGAGGAAACAAACATGCTGAAAATGTATGTGGATTACTGGGTTGCTGTATTAAGTGGATTTTTACAGCAGTATTTTGGCGTGAAATCGCAAAAAGGTGTAACCATGATTGAGTATGCCTTGATTGCCGCCTTGATTGCTGTGGCGGTCATTGCGGTTCTTTTGACTGTTGGATCGAACCTGAAGACCGTCTTCAGCTATGTCGGTAGCAATCTCACGACGTAATTGGTTGCCCGGCCAGGCACAGACGCGTTTACTACGTAAAAACTCTTTTACAGATTAACAGTGAAACGACCAATCTTTGTTGTCATCGCACTCACCTTGGGTGCGATGACGGCTTTCATCGCGGCCCGCTGGATGAGCGGCCCCAAGGCTTCAGGGCCCAGTGTAGTCATTGTGGAACAGCCCATCGCCGCCGGCAGGCCTATTTTGGCAGGACAAATCAAAGCGATCAGTTGGTCGGGTTCAGTTGTGCCGCAAGAGGCCTTCAGCCGTACTGCGGACGTGGTTGGTCGAATTGCCTTGGTTCCCATGATCCCCGGTGAGCCTGTTCTTCCTGGTAAGCTGGCTCCAATCGGCGCGACCGGCGGATTGTCTTCGATAATCCCGGCAGGCAAGCGCGCCATTAGTGTTCGTGTGAATGACGTCGTCGGGGTTGCCGGATTTGCCCTTCCGGGCAGTTATGTGGATATTCTGGTCAGCGGCAGAGATGTCAGCGGCCAGCCTTTTTCCCGAATAGTGCTGTCGAAAGTCAAGGTATTGGCTGTGGAGCAGGATACCGTTGCGGAAAAAGACAAACCGAAAGTTGTGAACGCGGTGACCCTCGAGCTTTCACCGCAAGAATCAGAAAAACTGGATCTGGCCCGGAACATCGGCGCGCTTTCCCTGGTTCTGCGCAACGAACTTGACACCACCGTAGTAAACTCTGTAGGCGTCCGTCTGTCTGATGTTGTCTACCCGCAGCGTGGTGTTCCAAATACATCTTCTCAGTTTAAACAAGCTGCACCTGTGCAGGCTTCACAAGCTGCACCGGCGCAGGTTTCACAAGCTGTACCGGCGCGTCAATACCGTGGAGTCGAAGAAATTCGCGGCATCAGCCGCCAACAAGCTACCACACCATAAGCCAACATGGACATGAATTTGACATGCGTAAAGCGTCTGGCCTGCGGAATGAGTGCTCTTGTGGCACTTGCTGGCGCAGTTCCCGTGGTTGTACTGGCCTCTCCAGCCTCTGTGCTTGCAGTGGTCGCATCGGAACCCGTAGCTAAAAAGGCTACTCCTGCACCCGCAAAACAGGTCGCACCGGCAACCGTAGCCAAAACAGCCGCCCCTGCATTTGTAACTCCAAAAACCACTCCTGCGCCTGCGGCTAAAAAGGCTGCTCCTGCGTACGTGGCAAAAAAGTACTCACGCGTACGCGCTAGTGCGATGGATTTTTCTGCATACGCACCTTCGAGCTATTCTGTTCCTGAAGGTGAATCCAGGGTCTACCGGCTTGCCGTGCCAGCCAAGCGTGTTGCTGTGGGGGACCCTGCCATTGCAGATTTTATTATGATCAGCCCCTCAGAACTCTATCTGTCGGGCAAAAAAACAGGCGCTACCAATCTTATTGTCTGGGGCAAAAACGGCAACTTCACCACTGCTCCGCTGGTTGTCAGCCGGAATGTCAAACCCATACAGGACCTGTTGAGAGCTGTTTTGCCGAAAGAGCACGATATTCAGCTATACTCCTCAGGGGATGCCTTGGTATTGGCTGGTTCCGTGTCCAACGCTTTGGCTGCTGAAACCGCTATCCGCCTGGTAAAAACCTTTTTGGGGGGCACAGTTCCGGATGTTACCCCAGAAGCCACCCTGACCAAGAAAAGCGAGGCAGCGACGGGCACATCGGGGGGAACCAGTATATCAGGCATGACTGGAGTCGCCAGCGCCGCAGGTATGTCTGGTGCTGCGACAGTGGCATCTTCCGGCATTCATGGTTTTATCAACCTTCTCAAAATACGCGATCCGCAGCAGGTCCGCCTCGAAGTGCGCATTGCTGAAGTTTCGAAGTCCTACATGGAAGCTCTGGGCTTCAGCTGGACGCAAGGCGTGGGCAGCACCGCAGGCAGCAGCCTTATGACAGGGTTTGTCAGCAACGCAACGCTCAACCTCCTCCTGAAGAATAGCGGAAATCTTAAGGTTGAAGCAGATAGTCAAAAAAACTGGATTAAAATGCTGGCTGAACCCACCATTGTCGCCATGAGTGGTCAGGAAGGGTATTTTCTGGTTGGAGGCAAAATTTATACACCTACCCCAACAGGAAACGGAGCAGTCGACTATCAGGAACGCACCTATGGTGTAGGGTTGCGATTTACTCCTACCGTGCTGGATGCAGGCCGTATTTCGCTCAAGGTTGCTCCCGAGGTCTCTGAGCCCGACTCGCAATTCCAATCTGCAGGAAGCCTGTATAATTTGCCTGCCTTTAAAGTCAGTGCGGCTTCCACCACCGTTGAAATGAACGAGGGACAGAACCTTGTTATCGGCGGCCTTCTGAAAGACAAACTTACCGAAACAATCGAGGCCGTGCCTTTGCTGGGTCAACTTCCCCTGCTCGGCGCATTGTTCCGTCACACTTCGATGGATTCTGAAAAGGTCGAGGTCATCGTCATTGTTCGCCCGACACTGGTCAAAGCAAGCGATACCGTGCCGGAGCTTCCGACAGACAGGTTTGTTCCGCCTGGTCCAAATAGGCTTTTTCTCGAAGGAAAACTTCAAGGCTCGAAATAACATGAACAGGATGCACGCAAATACCGCCGCCATGCGTCACGCGCAGGCGCCGAAGCATGCTCAATTTCAGAAGGGTGCGGTGATGGTAGAATTTGCGTTTATCCTTCCCATTTTTCTGCTTCTCCTTTTCGGGATGGTTACTTTTTCGATAGCCCTTTACGATAAAACCGTGCTTTGCATTGCAAGCCGTCAGGGAGCGCGTACCGGAGCCTTGTATTATGCAAGCAACTACGACAGCAATGGAAATTTAATCAATGCAAATGTTCAGCAGAGAGCCTGTGATGCTGCCAACGCTGTCTGCCAGCAAGACCTGATCAATTTTGGGCCTAACATGAACCTTCAGATACAATGTCAGGTTTTGGGTGGTACCGTTCATGGCCAGAGGTCTGTTTCCGTCACAACCGGCATTGATTATACGGGGATTTACATTTTATCGGATGTGTTGCACTTATCGTCCACAACCATAATGAGGCTTGAGGAGGATTAAGTAATCATGGCACGTTTACGCTCCATCAAACGCCTTCATAGCCAGCGTGGTGTAGTAACCATTTTGTTCGCATTGGTATTGATGGTATTGGTTGGTCTTATTGCGCTGGCGGTTGACCTGACTCGTCTCCATCTGGTTAAGGCCGAACTTCAGAACGCGGCCGACGCCGCTGCGCTGGCTGGCGCCGGTTCACTCATCGACACATCATTGCAGACGTTCAATTGGTCAGCGGCTACGGCCAAAGCGCAGGAATTTGCAGACGTCAACTCCGCAGATGGCAAGACGATTGGGCAACATCGGCAAGAGCAGGATGTGAATGTGGCCATTCAGCCGGGCTACTGGAACCTCATAACGCCGTCATTTACTTCCAATACCGGTTTGGTAACTCATACAGGGGATGGAAATATCCCCGCTGTGCAGGTTACAATTACCCTTTCTCACCTGAAATTTTTTTTCGCTCCGATTCTGGGTATTCCTGAAGGTACAGTTCAGGCTACTGCTATTGCTGCGGTATCGCCACCAACAGGCGGTACGGGCTTGTTTCCCATGGCTATTGGCGGATGTCTGTTCAATCTTTTTTGGGATTCAGTGCATAACACTCCAAAGCTGGATCCGGCAACAGGGCAGCCCTATGAAATTCAGGTCTATAGCGTTTACTCTGGTGGAGCTGGCGCTTCATGCGACTCGGGCCAATGGACCAGTTTTCAGACAGATGCTAACAACGTTCCATTTATAAGAGATCTGATTAAAAATGGAAATAGTATTCCATTATCCATTGGTGATTCCATCTGGATTCAACCGGGTACCGAGGCGACTGTATACGACAGTGTTCCCACCAACGTTGATGTTGCTGTGCCGGTTGTTGACAATGTTGCTACGCACTCTTCTCAGACTGTTATTGCGATTGCCGGTTTTCATATTACGGGTGTGGTTAAACATGGCAACAAGAGTGTTGTTACAGGTCATCTCATCCCTCAGTCTATGGTTCCCAGTCTCCATCCCGGTAACGGCACTGGCATCCCTTACGGCGCTTACACTCCTCCCTTTTTGGTCAAATAAAAGTATATGAACATAGTTACATATTCTCCACAGCCATGGGATGTTTCCGATTCGCAGCTTGAACTGGGTCAACACCACCTGACTCGACTTCTGGGCGAGTCAGGGGAGATGGTTCGCCAGATCAAGGCAAAAGACCCTGACGTTGTATTCATAGTTGGCTTTAAATCCACCGATCCCGGCTTCATTTGGGAGCTGGAAAAGCTCTGTCTTGCGCTGCCTCATGCTACTATTGTGGTACTGGACCCGCAGGCAGGGCCTGAACAGTTGTTGACGCTTATGCGCGCCGGTGTGCGTGAAGTCATCGACGATAGCTCCGAAAGAACCCTGCAACAGGTTATCGAGAGGGCTTTTCTTCGTACCAAAGGTGCGATCATCAGGCAGAAGAGGGTTTTTGGATTTGTCTCTGCCAAAGGGGGGGATGGCGGCTCCTGCATAGCGGCCAACTTTGCATTTGCGCTTTCTCAGGAGCCTGACATTCATGTGCTGGCGGTAGACATTTCTTTGCCCTTTGGTGACCTTGACATGTATCTTAGCGGAAACACCCACAGTCAGGATCTTGCTGACATTTCCAATGCAAGCGACCGGCTCGACAAGTCGCTGCTCGACACCATGGTGCAGCATATCAGTCCCTCGCTCGACCTCATTCCCTCGCCTGCAACGTTCGAAAAAATCGTGAATATCGAACCTGAGCGAGTGAGCGATCTCATTCACATTGCGGCAAGCTTTTACGACTACATTATTGTTGATTTTGGAGCATCTATAGACCATGTTGGTGTTTGGGTTCTCGAACACCTTGATGAACTCTGCATCGTAACCACCCCGTCACTCCAATCGCTGCGCCGGGCGGGTCAACTGCTCAAACTCTGTAAAGAATTTGAAAAACCAATTTCTCGCATCGAAATCATCCTTAACCGAGCTGACACAAATTCTCGCATTACCAGTGATGAAATAGAAAAAGTTATTGGCAGACCAATCAGCAAGCGCATTCCTCAGGATGAGGATGCCATGCAGGAATCACTCTTGTCTGGTCAGTCAGTGCTGAAAGTTGCGCCCAAATCCCAGCTTTCCAAAACCATCGTTGACTGGGCCTTGCACCTCAACGGCGTCAGTCGGCCTAATAAACGCTCGATATGGGAACGCTTAAAGATCAAATAGCTCGCTGGAATCTCTCCCTCAAAAGAGGAGCAGATTTTTCTTCCTCAGCCCCCGAGACCGCTGATGTGCCTGAGAAAGCGCCTGTCGTTCAGGCTCCGGTAGCGTCAGTTCCCGTAGCAGCGAAAAAAAACAAGGAATCCAACGGCGATCCTGACTATTACTCGGCCAAGACAAAGCTGCACCAGAAGCTCCTCACCCGCATCGATCTCAACTCGATAGAGAGCCTCGATGCCGATCAGTTGCGCAATGAGCTGGGTATGCTGCTTACCAGATTGATCGAAGAGGAGGCGCTGCCCCTCAATCATCAGGAGCGCAGCAAATTGGTGACCGACCTCAAAAATGAAATCCTGGGTTTGGGTCCTTTGGAGCCTTTGCTGGCAGACCCTGACATTTCTGAAATCATGGTCAACGGTTACCAGAATGTCTATGTAGAAAAAAAAGGATGC
The nucleotide sequence above comes from Chlorobaculum tepidum TLS. Encoded proteins:
- a CDS encoding Flp family type IVb pilin, whose product is MLKMYVDYWVAVLSGFLQQYFGVKSQKGVTMIEYALIASLIAVAVIAVLLTVGSNLKTVFSYVGSNLTT
- a CDS encoding TonB-dependent receptor plug domain-containing protein, whose protein sequence is MKSNFVKPSKSFIRMAGLLAVLSTVCRPDAAAKEVAKTDSADYVADEIVVSSTRTDEKLKNIPRKVEVITSKDIEALDPDNATELLQKTAGVDVIEYPGVLSGVSMRGFVPNYGSYLNPQYVTYLLDGRPLGTYNLASVDMNMIERVEVIKGPSSALYGSKGMGGTINFITKKSRGPIKGTASLGYGSFETFEGNAAVGGSISDRFDFDIGFRYFNQGEDYKVGKNTLISNPDPQILERDIDTMHNSTYSTNSGMMRVGYRLNDNFRVDLRGAFFNAPSVHTPGSIWGYYGEGMKDVYRKTADLSLTGTAGRHSIKFMPYWSKDESNNLKQTEATQNKPSKIYPYYLGDFEEYGFQLQDVIALGNHRITGGLDYDNQTYKTRRYSAPDVAQRPYSADSRTSDFGLFTQAALSFLDNRLIVTPGVRFDATTFGLLDTPLVPNVNTEKEHDGFFSPSLAFQYSFVPELKVHSSIGRAFVAPSGLQKAGEYVDSFGRTVRGNPDLEPETSRTWDVGLTWSDTKKGVRADVTYYDTDFKDFITQVQRTDGSTTYMTYVNAGSAKIRGLEFELSYDFGALADYRYSLRCFVNYTHQFENDVTMGGVTSPMKYVRDGLGSFGIEYDDFRLLSARLSGRYLGTSYEDNYYRSYGRLPNVLVIKNEPALVFDATVGIKINAQNRVDLMVKNLLDENYAEKTGYNMPGRWYGMKYIVTF
- a CDS encoding cobaltochelatase subunit CobN is translated as MITIAYYNNIHSSAIWHQLAAVVRDEGIELLSFGFGGEQAFVERLDNGSIDLLLVNVPPEAPGLPGLLPKMMQVPGRVALHPGLPESFSTVDDAELRTLRDYFGVLSQENYLNGLRRLAGLDHEPCRVVSTTGIYHPGSDRFFESAEEYASWLRGTERWSENAPVAGIIMHYNLLAETNHADVDALVEALSEAGIVPFCVFFDSEAAMLQENRYPWHRLFTSGELRPDVVLNFLLGRLLATPEERHVLQSLDVPVIQLLRNFMLSPEEWLADPVGISAMSLTHSLVQPEMFGAIDPVMVSGMIRKPGDPFTLRTAVPIDDRIAMIARRVRRWARLRHASNAEKRIAIMLHNNPCKGVESTIGMAAGLDTFESLLSLLRRMQQEGYDTGELPESGKALLDLIQDRKALLEFRWTTADEIMRKGGVLHAMHEEEYREWFDGLDAGVRERVDADWGVFPGEGMALEVNGKPALLITGLRFGKVLVMPQPKRGCYGARCDGEVCRILHDPNITPPHHWLATYSWVQKECDAVIHFGTSGALEYLPGKRAVLSGNCFSDISLGDLPNIYPYIMDVPGEGMTAKRRGRAVIIDHLTPVYRPAALTPELQRFDELLNEFRRTVDGNEKARMEALQEELLELAVNLRFLPENATTAHLLDEVERLSRRIGLVKQSMVPDGMHRFGEPPPVEGVASMLTAALPRLGDEYPSLAEVAGLHPGLGGDDFMKASELFAALLDPSQGEQAIRDAAEALPDALKAWCLKTAEGIGRAGDELTNVIRALSGRYIEAGLGDAPSSGKADVLPTGRNFYAADIMTMPTETAWTIGSGMADMVLQKFHREEGRFPESIGMSLWSSDAFKSDGELLSQIFALMGVRPVRQSNGRVNGIEVIPLDELTVSIDGVSMPRPRIDVTIETSSIVRDMVPHFLALIDKAVAAVSALEEESPEMNFVRKHTLEQLAALQESHAEQMDASLMQRLSLYRVFSSPPGAYANGVALALDASAWNDRRDLAETYINHSGYAYGGEQLDHGVKAYGVFSRQLAKVEVSFIKQTSEEYDALDCGCYAASAGGMAAAAQVLSGKPAKTWWADATRPGNPDIRDFREEAERAVRAKLCNESWIASMKEHGFQGAQGFASRINNLFKWSATTGEVETWVFERVVETFVQNDENREWIRQQNPYALEEITRRLLEAEARGLWEARPDLLEAVRQAALSIEGDLEERIGDVDESFQGGRIDIFTGKDVERWKQEWRLGVDSSEKKQ
- the cpaB gene encoding Flp pilus assembly protein CpaB, which produces MKRPIFVVIALTLGAMTAFIAARWMSGPKASGPSVVIVEQPIAAGRPILAGQIKAISWSGSVVPQEAFSRTADVVGRIALVPMIPGEPVLPGKLAPIGATGGLSSIIPAGKRAISVRVNDVVGVAGFALPGSYVDILVSGRDVSGQPFSRIVLSKVKVLAVEQDTVAEKDKPKVVNAVTLELSPQESEKLDLARNIGALSLVLRNELDTTVVNSVGVRLSDVVYPQRGVPNTSSQFKQAAPVQASQAAPAQVSQAVPARQYRGVEEIRGISRQQATTP
- a CDS encoding transposase, which translates into the protein MTRKKNKTPDIQGELIGQLLRESGSPQALFDNGGLFDQFKKRLIEKALEGELDEHLGYPKHTPIVP
- a CDS encoding Flp family type IVb pilin; translated protein: MLKMYVDYWVAVLSGFLQQYFGVKSQKGVTMIEYALIAALIAVAVIAVLLTVGSNLKTVFSYVGSNLTT
- a CDS encoding Flp family type IVb pilin codes for the protein MLKMYVDYYVAVLSGFLQQYFGVKSQKGVTMIEYALIASLIAVAVIAVLLTVGSNLQTVFSYVGSNLTT